Within the Candidatus Culexarchaeum yellowstonense genome, the region CCTCTATGGATAGTAGCTTATGGAATATCTTCCTAATATTCATCAACCCCCCTCAACAAGGTTACTTCCACAATATCCCCCTCCTCATACCCCTCCACATTTTCCGGTATAACCACGATTCCAGTGGCTTGTGTTATTGATGATAGTAAACCTGAACCTGTAAGTCTTAGTGGTATTGCTATATATTCATCCCCCCTCCTCAAAACCTTAACCCTCAAATATTCTCTAGACCCAAGTTGGGAGGCAATCCTCCTATCAATCTTAGCTTTAATTCTTGGTTGTGGTGGAAACTTTATACCACATATCTTTTCCAAAACTCTTCTAACGAAGTTTTGATATCCCGTCAATGCTGCCACTGGGAATCCTGATAACATAACTATTGGTCTTCCTTTAACTATTGCCATGGCAGTGGGTTTTCCAGGCCTCATGGATACTCCATGGAATATTATTTCCCCACCAACCCTTTTCACTGCATTTACTGTCTTATCACTTCTACCTATGGATGTTCCCCCAGTGGTTATTATAACGTCGCATTTAGGTAGTGCATTCATGATCTTTTCACATATCTTGTTTTCATCATCTTCCACCACGCCGAGGTCTAATGGTATTCCATAGTCTTCCAGTATTAGTGCTTTAAGCATAGTCTTGGTACTATTCCATATCTTACCCTCCCCAATATTCTCACCAGGTTCTATAACCTCAGATCCGGTTGAAAGTACACCCACTACTGGCTTCCTTAAAACTTTAACTTTCAAAATGTTTACTGATGCTAATACTGCAATATCCCATGGCCTTATTATCGTCCCCCTCCTCAATATAAAGTCTCCAATCTTTATGTCTTCCCCCATTAATGACACGTTCTTCCATGGATGCACCTGTGAATATACTTCGATGTGTTCATTTATTCTCCTAGTTTCCTCATATGGGATGACTGCATCTGCACCCTTCGGCATGGGGGCTCCTGTGGATATTTCTATGGCGCATCCAGGTTTCAGCTCGGTTCCCGCAGCTCCACCAACATCTATGCATCCAATAACTTTTAGGATTATGGGATTCTTTATTGAAGCTGATGTTGTGTCTTCAGCTTTCACGGCATATCCATCCATTGCAGCTCTATTGAATGGTGGTACATTTACTGGCGATATTACATCTTCATAGCATATCCTATTAACAGCCTCCGAAATTTCAACTTCTTCATAACCTTCCACTTTATGGGTTACTCTTTCATCTATCAACTTTAATGCTTCATCAACCTTCGTTAATGTTTTAAAGCCGGTGGGTATATTCATAGTTTAATCCTTCCCCTCTAATATCATAACTTTAATTTAATATTTCTATTCCATCAATCTGCCAATAGTATATTTTTGCTTCCAATGAATCATGCTTTATTGTTATTGAACCATCCTCATTTATTTTTGATACATAAGTCTTCATTCTCCCACCATTAACCTTCAACTCAACATTCCTCCCCACCAATATATCTCTTTTAAGCCATTCCTCCATTATTTCGTTAATTGGCTTCTTCAGATCTTCATAAACTTCTTCTACAATCATTTTAAGTAGTTCCATTAAATTATGTTCTTTTCCTGTCTCTATCTTTATTGATGTGGCTTTACCTTTAATCTCTTCAGGGATCTCATTTATGTTTACATTTAACCCTATTCCCACTAATATTGCCTTTACCTCCTCTCCGGACAGTATTGTTTCGCATAGTATTCCACCAACCTTCTTCCCCCCAATGTATAGGTCGTTGGGCCATTTGAGTTTGATGTTTATTTTAGCATGTTTCTCTATGGTTTTTGCTGTTGAGATTGCTATTATCATTGGGAGTGTGGAGAGATTTGTTTTCACATTTCTTATGACCATTGTAAACCATAATCCACCTTCAGGTGATATCCATACATTCCCCTTCCTACCGTATCCTGCAGTTTGCCTTTTAGCTACTACTATGAAATCCCCAGTTTCCTTTTCGCATAATTTTCTAGCTATTTTTTGTGTTGAATCAACTTCATCTAGCACTATTATCTTCATTTCTGTACTATGTTTATCATCTGGGTTACTTCAATGTTGTTCTCTAGAAGCTTCTCCTTTAAGTTTGATGCTATTTTGACAGCTCCTGGAGTGTCTCCATGTATGCATATTGTAGTTGCTTCTCCTATCTCTAATTCCTTTCCAGTTACAGTTTTAACCTTCCCGTATTTTACCATATTTACAGCTCTTTCAATTATTTCATTGATATCTGTTATAACTGATCCTTTAATGCTTCTTGGGGCTAATGATCCATCATCCATGTATGCCCTATCAGCGAATGCTTCAATGGCATACCTCAATTTACGTTTCCTTGCCACCTCAATCATTTTGGATTTTGCAAGGCCAACCAATATGAGTTCTGGATTATATCTCTCTATGGCTTCAGCTATCGCTTCTGCTATTGATTCGTCCACTGCAGCTTTATTGTATAGTGCTCCATGAGCTTTTACATGGACTATTTTTGCATTCTCTGTTTTTGCAAATGCTTCCAATGCACCCATTTGGTATAGCATGTAGTTTACCACGTCCTCCACTTCCACTTCAATCCATCTTCTTCCAAATCCCAGTAGGTCTGGTAGTCCTGGGTGGGCGCCTATCTCCACATTATGCTTTAGTGCCATCTTAACAGTTTTCCTCATTATGTTTGGGTCTCCAGCGTGGAATCCACATGCTATGTTTGCTGATGTTATGTATGGCATTATTTCCTCATCGGATCCTAGCTTGTATCTCCCAAAACTCTCTCCCAAATCACAATTTAAATCTACTTTAAGCTTCATTTTACCCTCCAGAACCAATTTATGTTTATGGATTAAATATTTATTTCCATTGCTGAATACTTTGTTTTTAGACATGCTTTGATTAAGAGGTTTGAAATTGGATTTGAGATTCCATTGGGTAAGATTTCAGAGTACTTATCCTTCATTGAGGGTAGGGTGAGGGAGTGGTATAAGTACACCTTAAACTCCATTAGCATTGATGGTAATAAGCTTCTATTCAGCATTAAGTATGGTGAATCTATTGTTGAAGCAACCCTAATTGGAGATTTCAATCCAGAACTCACATTATCCTACGATTCTTCACTACCCTATGAATATATTTTAAACATCGTTTTAAACGTAAATTACTTCACCAATGAGTTTTACTCTATGGTTAGGGAGGGAAATTTAATCTTAGTTTTTGTTCCAGGTTTACCTGTTGTGCCCATCAAGCTGATGAGCCCATTCAAGAGGATTTTGTATGGAATTTTCACTGGTAGTTTGGCTATGATGTTTGCAATATCCCTCTTAGTTGGTGTCTTCTTCTTTCTCTTCATGGGATATTATGCCCCCCTGGGTATAGTCTCTTTCCAATTAATCTTGTTCCTATTATCTCCAAAGGTGCTCTCAAGTTTGGGTGATTGGCCAATTGATGAAGCTCATGGGGAAATTTACATTGTGAATTGTCATTATCCGTTAAATGTTTTCCGTGAAATAACTTCTAAGAGATGGAATGAAGTTATAAAGGTTAAGGAGCAAATATATCATGAAACCTTTGAGAAGGGGGTTACTCCTACACCTGAAATTGTCTCAAATGTTTTGAAAAGCTTCAACCTTGATTGTCCTGCAGAAAATATTAGGATTAGGCATGTACCACTATATAAGTTGGTTGTGGATGTTTGTGATAAACTTAATATTAAACCCCCAAAAGTTGTGTTATCGAATACCATAATTGCTAATGCTGGTGTTTCAGGTCCCAGTGTTAGGAATGCACTGTTCATAATAACTTCTGGGTTGCTTTACAGGTTGAATGATGATGAGATCAAAGCTGTTTTAGGGCATGAGTTGAGTCATTGTATACGTAGAGATCCATTGGCATTATTTGTATTGAGCAATTTGGAGTATGTATCCAGAGTCTACATACTACTTTCCATAGTCATCTTCCCATTGGATTTACTATACTTCCTATTCGCCTTAACCATGCTATTCTTTATAGCTAAATTCTTTGAGGCAAGAGCTGATTTAGATTCATATATGCTGTTCGGTTCTGGTGATCATCTTGCGAATGCATTGATAAAGATAGCCTTTCCCTTAGCTTTTACTGAGCGTTATAAGGCTTATAGGCTTAGAAGCTGGTTGAGGTGGAATCCGCACCCTCCAGTCTACTTTAGGATTTTGAGGCTTGGCTTACTTGGGGAGAACTTAAAGTTTAAACATCCATTAATACAGTCTATTAAGGATTGTGTTAAAGGTTTTATATCCAGCTTCTAACAAATTACCCTATTCTCTTCGCTAATTCTTCTTCCTCTATCTTTAAACCCACTTCCACTGGGCAATCGATCTTCAAATGCTCTCTCCATTTATCCCCCACAACCACCAGTGCAAAAATTCCCTCCACTCTACCTTTATTCTTCTCAACGAGCTTCACTATTGCATTTAATGTTCTTCCAGTCCTTATTAGATCATCCACTATTAAAACTTCGTCTCCATGCTTTATGCACCCCTTCGGTATGTATAGTGTCCTCATTTCCGAAGACCCCCCTGGATGATATGATGCTTCCACAAATTCCTTTATTCCAACTTCCTTTGCATCCTTTGCAACTATAAGCTCCTTTTCCATGTTTACAGCTATCTCGGTGGCTAGTGGTATCCCATTTATGGCTGCGGTAATCACCTTTTTAATCTTCTTTGAAGAGAACTTCATCAAAGCATATTGTGAAGCCAGCTTTATTATGTATGGATTATACACTATTTTTGTTAAGTTGAGTAGGCCATCTGGCGTATACTCTATTTTACTCCTTATAATTGAACTTAAACTTTCCACGCTTTCAAGTTTTTTCCAGAGTTCGAGGGCTGTTTCCCCTCCAGGTAGCACTGATCCCTTAACGTATCTACATAAAACTGATTCCGGTAATCCTGTTAAATTTGATAGTTGCTTATATGAATACTTATCCTTCAGTAATCTAAGCCTTTCAATAACCATTAATCTTAGTTTTAAATCATCATATCTACCTAAATATTTCGCCATAACTTATTCCTCTCAGAATTGTTTAGGTTGGTCGATTCAATCCTACTATATTCAGTGGTTTAACTTAAAATGTTTACGTAACACTTATTTATAGCGTTACTTCAACACCTCCCCAGTATCCATGTACCATAGGTATAAATCTAATATTCCTGGTTCCACATTTAATTTCATGGAAAGCTCCTTGATCAGCTTCTCAAGCTCTAAATATCTTTTGACCGTTAGTTTCTTCTGCTCTATTTTTGCTATTCCATATTTTGAAAGGACTTTAAGTATATGTCTATCTATTATTGCGTAATCGAAGTATCCCATGTTTCTTAGGAAGTGGCTTGATTCCTTCATGCCTAATCCTTTAACATTTATTCTAAGCCAATCTCTCCTCTCATTGGGATCTATCGTTTTTTCAACAATTTCTTTAATCTCTTTTATCCTCAATCTGGCTTCAAGTATGTATTCAGCTCTCTTCCTCGGATACCTGTATCCATTAATTTTCAAAATTTCTTTAATATCCTCTATGGAGCCATTGAATAGCTTCCCATTTTCAGTTAATGCTTTAATGCATCTTAATCCCGATTTTGCACTGGTATTCGCCACGAGTATGCAGTGTGCTAATTCAGTAAGCCATACTTTTTCATCTCCATATCTGTTTTCCATGAATTCCCTCTTCCTTGATTCCACAATCCCCTTTACCTCACTATTCATTATTATGGCGTTTAGGTCGCGTAGCAAGTCTTCTTCCATAATCATCATCCCCAATAATTTATTGGCATATTAATTTAACCCTTTTAGTTGCGTAATGCTTATTTCTGCACCCTCTTACATTAGTTTGGTGTGTAATTTTGAGCTTGGCTGTTGAGGTTGAACGTTTAAATAAGTTTTATGGTAGCTTTCATGCGTTGAAGGATGTAAGCTTTAATGTTAATTCTGGTGAGATTTATGGTTTGATAGGTCCAAATGGTGCTGGGAAGACTACAACTCTCAGGATTATTGCAACATTGCTCCTCCCATCATCTGGTGTTGTTAAGGTTTTTGGGATGGATGTTGTTAGTGATGCTGATAAGGTTAGGAGGATTATAAGTTATCTTCCTGAGGAGGCTGGTGCATATAAGTATTTGACTGGATATGAATATTTGGAGTTTATGGCTTCACTTTATGTTAAGGATAAGGCTGAAGTTAAGGCGCTTATTGAGGAAGCTGAGTTGATATGTGGTTTGAATGGTAGGTTGAAGGATAAAATTGGAAGTTATAGTAAGGGTATGCTTAGAAGACTCCTTGTTGCTAGGAGTTTGATGGTTCACCCAAAACTTGCCATTCTAGATGAGCCTACAGCTGGATTGGATGTCATTCATTCACAGTATGTTAGGAGGATGATTAAGGATTATGCTAAGAGGAATAATGTAACCATGATAATATCGAGTCACAATATGCTTGAAGTTGAATATTTATGTGATAGGGTTGCATTGATACATGAGGGTAGAATAATTTTGGAAGGAACGCCATCAGAGCTTAAAAACAAGTTTTCTGCAAATAATCTCGAGGAGGTTTTCTCGAAGGTGGTTGGGTTTGCATAGCGTTTTGATGGTGATTTTGAAGAAGGAAGTTAAGGAGATGCTTAGAGATCCAAAGATACTTATTGGTATGATAATTGCACCAGTATTATTGATGGGTGTTATGAGTGGAGTTATGAATTTCGTTATGTCTTCAGCTAAAGAGGCTGTTTTGAATCCAAATGTGATCATAGTGGATTATGATAATAGCCTACTATCCAATATTGTTACTAGTTCATTAACCTCCTCATCTGGTGGGAGGGTGATGGTGATTGGTAATTTAAGCGTTTCAAAGGCCATTGATTTGGCTTTGAGTAAAGATTTCTCCACAGTAATGGTTATTCCAAGAGGATTTGGATACAATGTTTCTATTGGTAGACGTGCCATTGTGGAATTATATACAGTGATGAAGAGTTTGAGCATTTCTGAGAGTGGTGCTTCCAGTATGCCTTCAAGCATCATCGAATTTTTGAATAGTGAAATTGTTCGGGAACGTATAAGGGAGGTGGCTCCAAATATTGACCCAGAAGTCTTTCTTAAACCAATTAGTAGGGTTGAGTATTCTGTTGTGAAGGGTAGGGTGATTAATGTTTCTCCTCAAATTGTTTTCAGTGTTGTTATGTCTCAATCAATATTCATCCCAATAATTATAATGATAATCTTCATTACTGCCATGCAGTTTGCATCCACCTCCATAGCTTTGGAGAAGGAGTATAAGACGCTTGAAACCCTATTGACACTTCCAGTCAGTAGATTTACAATTTTGTTAGCTAAGCTTATGAGTTCAGTGATGCTTGCAGTTTTAGGTTCAGTATCCTTCATGTTTGCATACACATACTATTATACCTCTGTAACCTCCTTCGGCCTTCCAACGATTAACTTGTCACTCAGTGATATTGGTTTAGCTATGACTCCCATTGGACTTCTACTTACAGGTTTAACGTTGTTCCTAAGTATGGTTTCATCTCTTGTGCTGGCATTATTGATAGCGGTATTCGCTGAGGATGTTAGGAGTGCTCAGACGCTTGTTGGTTACCTATACTTCCTAATGATAGTTCCAATGATGGTATCCATGTTCACCGATGTTAACTCTCTCCCAATATCTCTCCAGATTCCACTCTACCTCATACCATACACTTATACATTGGCTTCCCCAAGAGCTGCCTTGCTGGAAAACTACAGTTTCCTAATCATTGGGATAGTGTATATGGTTGTTTTCTCCATGGCGGTACTGTACATTGCATCGAAATTCTTTAAGAGTGAGAAGGTTTTGACAGCTAAAATATCCTTTAGGAGATTTAGACGTTGATTTAGAAACCGTTAAATTTACTTACGTAATAAATACATTAACAAGTGTCAATTATGACTGTGGGGAGAGTATCTGATAGGGTTTACTGCTTGAGTTATGATGACAAGGATTTAGACCTATTTGAATCGTTATGGCCTTTACCCTTGGGTGTAAGCTATAATTCATATATAATCTTCGGTGATGAGAAGACCATACTATTAGACACCGTTCCCCAAAGGTTCTCTGAAAGGTTCATTGAGGATTTGAAGGGTTTGGTGGATTTGAAGAGCATCGACTTCTTAGTTTCACATCACTTGGAGCATGATCATAGTGGATCCATACTTGCAATTTTGAGGGAGGCTGTAAACTGCAAGATTTTATGCTCCCCATTCGCTGTCAATTTACATAAAGCCTTCTTCAATCTGGGTGAAAACATGGTTAAATCTGTTAATGATGGTATGTCTATGGATATTGGTGGAGATACTTTGACTTTTCACTTAGCTCCATGGCTTCATTGGCCTGACACCATGATGAGCTTCCTAAATCTTGAGGGGGTTCTATTTAGCTGTGATGCATTTGGATCCTTTGGAGCTTTAAATGGTAAATTATTCGATAATGAAGTTGACTTAAACATTTACTTGGATGAAGCTAAGAGGTACTTTTCAAACATAGTTGTAGGTTATCGTGAACATGTTATTAAAGCTGTGGAGAAGCTTTCAAGTTTAGGTTTAAATTTCAAGATAATCGCCCCCTCCCATGGACCCATATACAAGTTTAATCCACGTTTAATTGTTGATAAGTATGTTTCATGGAGTAAACCTGAATTTGAAGTTAAAGTCATGTTAATTTATGGTTCGATGTATGGTCATACGAAGATGTTGGCTGAAGCTATTGGTATGGGTGTTGAATCCACTGGTGTTAGGGTGGCTTCATTTGATGCTTCAAGGGTTAATGTGAGCTTTATACTTAAGGAGGTTTTGGATGCTCCAGTACTGGTATTTGGTACACCAACATATGATGCCAACGTTTTCCCAACAATCCTTAATGTGCTGGATTTCATTGAAGTTAAGAAGCTTGGGGCTGGTAGGTATGCTTCAATATTCGGGTGTTATGGTTGGGGCCCCTCTGCCTACGGTATTCTGATGGGTAGACTTAAGAGTATGGGCTTTAATCTTGTTGAACCATTCCTTACAGTTAGAGGTGCACCTTCACCTTCTGATTTGGATAATGCAAAGAAGTTTGGTGTTAAGATTGGTGAATTGGCTTTGAAATTTAAAAAGTAATTGTATGTTGCCATTATCTGGGTAAAGCCACCTTACACTTCTATTTCCTCATCTCTTTAAATGCTGTTTCAAGGTCTTCTATGAGGTCTTCCACATCTTCAATTCCCACTGAGAATCTTATTAGGTTATCCCATATTCCCATTCTCTCCTTCTCTTCCATTGTTAGTGGTTTGTATGGTGGCATACTTGCTGGGTGAACTATTAGTGATTCCGTCCCTCCAAGACTTACTGCTAATGCTATTATCTTTAAACTTTTCAAGAATTTCCTAACCCCCTTTATATCTGCTTTAAGTTGGAATGATATCATTCCACCATAACCTTCACTTCCATATGGTGTTTTCATCTGTTTCCTTGCGATTTCATGTCCCTCATGATTCTTTAATCCAGGGTAATATGTTTTCTCCACATCTTCCTTCCCTGATAGGTATTGCGCTATTCTCATTGCATTGTAATTATGTTTCTCCATTCTCACATGGAATGTTCTTATGCTTCTCAATATTAGCCATGCATCGAATGGGCTTGGCACTCCACCACTACTTGTTATGTTGGCTCTCAACTTCTTGTATATTTCCTCATTGTTTGTTATTATGGCTCCACCTATGATGTCGCTATGTCCCCCTATGTATTTGGTGGTGCTGTGGACTACTATGTCTGCACCTAGAGTTAATGGTCTTTGATTGTATGGGGATGCAAAGGTATTATCCACCACAATTATTGCTTCACTATTTTCATCTTTAACTATCTTACACACTTCTTCTATATCCACTATTTTCAATAATGGGTTTGTTGGTGTTTCAAAATAGATCATTCTGGTTTCCCTACTTATATTCCCCACAAGATTCTCAGTTTTTGTTAGGTCTATGAACTTCACCTTTACACCATACTGAGCGTATGTTGTTTTCATGAGGTTTATGGTTGTGGCGTAGAGTGTTTCCATTGTTATTATTTCGTCTCCAGGTTTCAGTAGTCTTAGTACTGTGTCTATTGCAGCCATCCCTGAAGATGTGGCTATTGCATATTTCCCCTCTTCCAGCGCTGCAATCTTCCTCTCAAGTCTTTCAATTGTTGGATTTCCAAGTCTAGTGTAAACATATTTATCTTTTATTTCTGGATCTGTTTGTCTATATGTTGATACCATGTATATTGGTGGAACAACTGCTCCAGTGTAGTCTGGCTCATTCCCAACCCATACAGCTTTAGTACCATATCTCATGACTAAATGTTTGTCAATATGGAGAATTAAAGTTTTATTTTAACTATACCCTCCATCTCTATGGTGTCCCTTTGAATTTCAGTGGTGTGCTCTTCGATTTGGATGGAACTTTAATTCGATATTCAGTTGATAGGGTTAATTTAACGAAGGATATTCTGAAATGCTTGAAGAAGTTTAACATTAACTTTCAAATATATTCGGAAGCAGATTATCCCATATCTATGGTTAGGAAGACTGTTAGGGTACTTGAGGGTATGAAGGTTCAAAAGTGGTTTATTGATCATGTCTCGTCAACTCTATTTAAAATCATAGAGTCGTATGAAGTTGAAGCTTCAAATAGAACTAGCTTGATTGAAGGTGCGTATGAAGCCTTAAATTTTGTTAGGAGCATTGGGTTTAAATGTGGCTTAATAACGTTAAATAGTCGTAGATCCACGGAAATGGTTTTAGATAAATTTAACTTGAAAAGGTTCTTTGACGTTGTGGTCACTAGGGATGATGTTAGAAATTTTAAGCCTCACGTGGAACATTTAGCGAAAGCCATAAGCTTAATGCAATTAAACCCCACTGAAGTTATAGTTGTTGGTGATAGCATTATCGACATAATTCCAGCATTAGCTTTAAATGCATTTCCAGTGGCAGTGAAGACTGGTGTGCGAGGCGAAGATGAATTGAGAGCTGCAGGTGCAAAGATCGTGTTGAATAGCGTTGCAGAACTTCCAAATTGGCTTCAAAAACTCCTATATAATTAAACAAAACCATAAATAAATTAAGTATTAAGCATGATGGGGGTAACCTGGAAGACATTTTATCGGTGATATTATGGAGGAGACTGTGGTGATTAAGGTTTTAAGGAGTATTCTTGAGATGTTAGAGAAGTTGCGTCGAAAGTTTGGTTTATCTACTATTGATGAAACTATACGAATACTAATAAAACAATATCGTATACAGAAGCTTAGTGAAGTTTTTGGCTTAGATAAGGGGAGGATAAAACCGTTCTCTGAAGAGGATCGCCATTAAACTTTTACTTCGTCATATTTGTGATATGTTTACTGGAACTAATACTATGAAATTCTAATATTTGGCTATGCCACTACCTTCTTAATTTAGCTTTTCATAACTCTCCATTAAGTCGAACGTAAATCTTTTAAATGCTTTATAGCATAATTTTATACCTCCAATATGATTTGTGGAGGGTTTGATATGTTGGATTTGAAGGGTAAGTTGATTCGCTTTGTTGATGAGATTTCTAATGAAATGATTAGGTTGAGTGATTCTATACATGCGAATCCTGAGCTTGGGTATAAGGAATACTTTGCATCAAAACTTTTGTCAAGTAAATTGGAGGATTATGGGTTTAATGTTGAGCGTGGAGTTGCTGGGTTGGAGACCTCCTTTGTTGCCAGGAAGGTTTGTGGTTCTGGCGGTCCCAAAATAGCCTTCCTTGCTGAGTATGATGCTCTCCCCGGTTTAGGTCATGCATGTGGTCATAATATAATTGGTACTGCAGCTATTGGTGCAGCTATCGCTTTAAGCACCATTGCCTCTGAGGCTGGTTTGAATTGTGAAGTTATGGTTTTTGGAACTCCAGCTGAGGAGGGTGCTGTGGATAATGCTGGTGGTAAGGTTTTGATGATTGATGAAATTTCTAAGGCTGATGTGGCGTTGATGATACATCCATCTGATAGGGATTCCATGCGATATAAATCCCTTGCTAGAGAGGCTTTCAAAATAGAGTTTTTCGGTAAAGCTGCACATGCAGCTGGAGCTCCCCATAAGGGTATTAATGCCCTTGAAGCCCTAATATTAACCTTTGTATCCATAAATGCTTTGAGGCAGCATTTGGTTAAGGGGACTTTGATTCATGGGGTAATTGTGAATGGCGGCGTGTCTCCAAATATAGTTCCAGATTATACTTGTGGGAGATTTTATGTTAGGGCTGAGGATGTAAATTATCTCATGGAGGTTGTTGAGAAGGTTAAGAGG harbors:
- a CDS encoding PLP-dependent aspartate aminotransferase family protein, with amino-acid sequence MRYGTKAVWVGNEPDYTGAVVPPIYMVSTYRQTDPEIKDKYVYTRLGNPTIERLERKIAALEEGKYAIATSSGMAAIDTVLRLLKPGDEIITMETLYATTINLMKTTYAQYGVKVKFIDLTKTENLVGNISRETRMIYFETPTNPLLKIVDIEEVCKIVKDENSEAIIVVDNTFASPYNQRPLTLGADIVVHSTTKYIGGHSDIIGGAIITNNEEIYKKLRANITSSGGVPSPFDAWLILRSIRTFHVRMEKHNYNAMRIAQYLSGKEDVEKTYYPGLKNHEGHEIARKQMKTPYGSEGYGGMISFQLKADIKGVRKFLKSLKIIALAVSLGGTESLIVHPASMPPYKPLTMEEKERMGIWDNLIRFSVGIEDVEDLIEDLETAFKEMRK
- a CDS encoding LamB/YcsF family protein translates to MKLKVDLNCDLGESFGRYKLGSDEEIMPYITSANIACGFHAGDPNIMRKTVKMALKHNVEIGAHPGLPDLLGFGRRWIEVEVEDVVNYMLYQMGALEAFAKTENAKIVHVKAHGALYNKAAVDESIAEAIAEAIERYNPELILVGLAKSKMIEVARKRKLRYAIEAFADRAYMDDGSLAPRSIKGSVITDINEIIERAVNMVKYGKVKTVTGKELEIGEATTICIHGDTPGAVKIASNLKEKLLENNIEVTQMINIVQK
- a CDS encoding ABC transporter permease, producing MHSVLMVILKKEVKEMLRDPKILIGMIIAPVLLMGVMSGVMNFVMSSAKEAVLNPNVIIVDYDNSLLSNIVTSSLTSSSGGRVMVIGNLSVSKAIDLALSKDFSTVMVIPRGFGYNVSIGRRAIVELYTVMKSLSISESGASSMPSSIIEFLNSEIVRERIREVAPNIDPEVFLKPISRVEYSVVKGRVINVSPQIVFSVVMSQSIFIPIIIMIIFITAMQFASTSIALEKEYKTLETLLTLPVSRFTILLAKLMSSVMLAVLGSVSFMFAYTYYYTSVTSFGLPTINLSLSDIGLAMTPIGLLLTGLTLFLSMVSSLVLALLIAVFAEDVRSAQTLVGYLYFLMIVPMMVSMFTDVNSLPISLQIPLYLIPYTYTLASPRAALLENYSFLIIGIVYMVVFSMAVLYIASKFFKSEKVLTAKISFRRFRR
- a CDS encoding biotin--[acetyl-CoA-carboxylase] ligase, giving the protein MKIIVLDEVDSTQKIARKLCEKETGDFIVVAKRQTAGYGRKGNVWISPEGGLWFTMVIRNVKTNLSTLPMIIAISTAKTIEKHAKINIKLKWPNDLYIGGKKVGGILCETILSGEEVKAILVGIGLNVNINEIPEEIKGKATSIKIETGKEHNLMELLKMIVEEVYEDLKKPINEIMEEWLKRDILVGRNVELKVNGGRMKTYVSKINEDGSITIKHDSLEAKIYYWQIDGIEILN
- a CDS encoding N-glycosylase/DNA lyase, with product MEEDLLRDLNAIIMNSEVKGIVESRKREFMENRYGDEKVWLTELAHCILVANTSAKSGLRCIKALTENGKLFNGSIEDIKEILKINGYRYPRKRAEYILEARLRIKEIKEIVEKTIDPNERRDWLRINVKGLGMKESSHFLRNMGYFDYAIIDRHILKVLSKYGIAKIEQKKLTVKRYLELEKLIKELSMKLNVEPGILDLYLWYMDTGEVLK
- a CDS encoding FprA family A-type flavoprotein, whose product is MTVGRVSDRVYCLSYDDKDLDLFESLWPLPLGVSYNSYIIFGDEKTILLDTVPQRFSERFIEDLKGLVDLKSIDFLVSHHLEHDHSGSILAILREAVNCKILCSPFAVNLHKAFFNLGENMVKSVNDGMSMDIGGDTLTFHLAPWLHWPDTMMSFLNLEGVLFSCDAFGSFGALNGKLFDNEVDLNIYLDEAKRYFSNIVVGYREHVIKAVEKLSSLGLNFKIIAPSHGPIYKFNPRLIVDKYVSWSKPEFEVKVMLIYGSMYGHTKMLAEAIGMGVESTGVRVASFDASRVNVSFILKEVLDAPVLVFGTPTYDANVFPTILNVLDFIEVKKLGAGRYASIFGCYGWGPSAYGILMGRLKSMGFNLVEPFLTVRGAPSPSDLDNAKKFGVKIGELALKFKK
- a CDS encoding ABC transporter ATP-binding protein is translated as MSLAVEVERLNKFYGSFHALKDVSFNVNSGEIYGLIGPNGAGKTTTLRIIATLLLPSSGVVKVFGMDVVSDADKVRRIISYLPEEAGAYKYLTGYEYLEFMASLYVKDKAEVKALIEEAELICGLNGRLKDKIGSYSKGMLRRLLVARSLMVHPKLAILDEPTAGLDVIHSQYVRRMIKDYAKRNNVTMIISSHNMLEVEYLCDRVALIHEGRIILEGTPSELKNKFSANNLEEVFSKVVGFA
- a CDS encoding M56 family metallopeptidase, producing MIKRFEIGFEIPLGKISEYLSFIEGRVREWYKYTLNSISIDGNKLLFSIKYGESIVEATLIGDFNPELTLSYDSSLPYEYILNIVLNVNYFTNEFYSMVREGNLILVFVPGLPVVPIKLMSPFKRILYGIFTGSLAMMFAISLLVGVFFFLFMGYYAPLGIVSFQLILFLLSPKVLSSLGDWPIDEAHGEIYIVNCHYPLNVFREITSKRWNEVIKVKEQIYHETFEKGVTPTPEIVSNVLKSFNLDCPAENIRIRHVPLYKLVVDVCDKLNIKPPKVVLSNTIIANAGVSGPSVRNALFIITSGLLYRLNDDEIKAVLGHELSHCIRRDPLALFVLSNLEYVSRVYILLSIVIFPLDLLYFLFALTMLFFIAKFFEARADLDSYMLFGSGDHLANALIKIAFPLAFTERYKAYRLRSWLRWNPHPPVYFRILRLGLLGENLKFKHPLIQSIKDCVKGFISSF
- a CDS encoding molybdopterin molybdotransferase MoeA, with the protein product MNIPTGFKTLTKVDEALKLIDERVTHKVEGYEEVEISEAVNRICYEDVISPVNVPPFNRAAMDGYAVKAEDTTSASIKNPIILKVIGCIDVGGAAGTELKPGCAIEISTGAPMPKGADAVIPYEETRRINEHIEVYSQVHPWKNVSLMGEDIKIGDFILRRGTIIRPWDIAVLASVNILKVKVLRKPVVGVLSTGSEVIEPGENIGEGKIWNSTKTMLKALILEDYGIPLDLGVVEDDENKICEKIMNALPKCDVIITTGGTSIGRSDKTVNAVKRVGGEIIFHGVSMRPGKPTAMAIVKGRPIVMLSGFPVAALTGYQNFVRRVLEKICGIKFPPQPRIKAKIDRRIASQLGSREYLRVKVLRRGDEYIAIPLRLTGSGLLSSITQATGIVVIPENVEGYEEGDIVEVTLLRGVDEY